In Amphiura filiformis chromosome 1, Afil_fr2py, whole genome shotgun sequence, the following are encoded in one genomic region:
- the LOC140167389 gene encoding leucine-rich melanocyte differentiation-associated protein-like, translating to MVDIFKKSLVNGNGRLTLAYQELTEVPPNVVKNYAAATRELDLSFNKISELRSLEGFYSINTLILDNNDIKSHVKFPPLPNLHTLWINRNRISNLTVFIENIAREFPKLTYLSMMNNSAAPSYFNGGSYQQYTDYRYYVISQLPDLTMLDDKPVDAEERYEAEKIYKPRLTVRKSKSKKKQASSKKTRKKRTSSKADMPAEEDNQEEGEES from the exons ATGGTGGACATCTTCAAGAAATCACTGGTGAATGGGAATGGACGTTTGACTTTAGCATATCAGGAGCTTACAGAAGTACCACCAAATGTAGTCAAGAATTATGCAGCAGCAACAAGGGAGCTGGATTTAAGTTTCAACAAAAT TAGTGAATTACGCTCACTAGAGGGATTTTACAGCATCAATACACTCATCTTAGACAACAATGACATTAAATCACATGTCAAGTTTCCACCGTTGCCTAATCTACACACGTTATGGATCAATAGAAATAGGATATCAAATCTAACTGTGTTTATTGAGAACATTGCAAGGGAGTTCCCTAAGCTCACATATCTGAGTATGATGAATAACAGTGCTGCTCCTAGTTATTTCAATGGTGGATCATATCAGCAGTACACAGATTATAG ATATTATGTTATTAGTCAACTGCCAGACTTAACCATGTTAGATGATAAGCCTGTCGATGCAGAGGAAAGATATGAAGCGGAGAAGATATACAAGCCAAGGTTAACAGTGaggaaatcaaaatcaaaaaag AAACAAGCTAGCAGCAAAAAGACTAGAAAGAAAAGGACATCATCTAAAGCTGACATGCCAGCAGAGGAAGACAACCAGGAAGAAGGGGAGGAGAGTTAA